One segment of Asaia bogorensis NBRC 16594 DNA contains the following:
- the miaB gene encoding tRNA (N6-isopentenyl adenosine(37)-C2)-methylthiotransferase MiaB: MNVETLTDSTLPAQNDSQTNARGLHVITWGCQMNVYDSARMTDVLAPLGFKPVTTPEQAEMVILNTCHIRERAAEKVFSELGRLRKISEERETAGLSRSIIAVAGCVAQAEGEEILARAPYVDIVLGPQTYHRLPEMVARAARAGGAVIDTDFPVEMKFDFLPQDSAPQVEGNLTAFLTIQEGCDKFCSFCVVPYTRGAETSRSLPSVLAEARRMVESGVREITLLGQNVNAYHGDDGEGGTADLPRLAKALAALPGLERIRYMTSHPRDMDQSLIDAHRDNPALMPFLHLPVQSGSDRILKAMNRGHTGDEYRALIARLREACPDLALSSDFIVGHPGETEEDFEATMQLVRDIGFAQAFSFKYSPRPGTPAAGQPFQIEEAVKDERLQRLQALLREQQDAFNADMVGRTLPVLFTGRGRKPGQITGRSPYLQPVHVEGTDDLIGQTVPVVITQRLTNSLAGILLRERVCA; the protein is encoded by the coding sequence GTGAACGTCGAGACTTTAACCGACAGCACTCTCCCCGCGCAGAACGACAGCCAGACCAACGCGCGTGGGCTGCATGTCATCACCTGGGGCTGTCAGATGAATGTCTATGACAGCGCGCGCATGACCGACGTGCTTGCGCCGCTCGGCTTCAAGCCGGTGACCACGCCTGAACAGGCAGAGATGGTCATTCTGAACACGTGCCATATCCGCGAGCGCGCTGCCGAGAAAGTGTTCTCGGAGCTGGGCCGCCTGCGCAAGATCAGCGAAGAACGCGAGACCGCCGGGCTCAGCCGCTCAATCATCGCCGTTGCCGGTTGCGTGGCTCAGGCGGAAGGCGAGGAAATTCTCGCCCGCGCACCCTACGTGGATATCGTTCTCGGCCCGCAGACCTATCACCGCCTGCCCGAGATGGTCGCGCGTGCCGCCCGCGCTGGCGGTGCCGTGATCGATACGGATTTTCCGGTCGAAATGAAGTTCGACTTCCTGCCGCAGGATTCTGCCCCTCAGGTGGAAGGAAACCTGACGGCCTTCCTGACCATTCAGGAAGGCTGCGACAAGTTCTGCTCTTTTTGTGTCGTGCCCTATACACGCGGCGCCGAAACAAGCCGTTCCCTCCCTTCCGTGCTGGCCGAGGCGCGCCGTATGGTGGAGAGCGGCGTCCGGGAGATCACGCTGCTCGGGCAGAACGTGAATGCCTATCACGGCGATGATGGCGAAGGTGGCACGGCCGATCTGCCACGCCTTGCGAAAGCCCTAGCGGCACTGCCCGGCCTTGAACGCATCCGGTACATGACGTCGCATCCGCGCGACATGGACCAGTCCCTGATTGACGCGCATCGTGACAATCCTGCGCTCATGCCTTTCCTTCACCTGCCTGTGCAGTCCGGGTCGGATCGTATCCTCAAGGCCATGAACCGCGGTCATACGGGCGACGAGTACCGCGCGCTGATTGCGCGGCTGCGTGAAGCCTGTCCCGATCTTGCTCTTTCTTCCGATTTTATCGTCGGCCATCCGGGGGAAACGGAAGAGGATTTCGAGGCGACGATGCAGCTTGTGCGCGATATCGGTTTCGCCCAGGCATTTTCGTTCAAGTATTCGCCGCGCCCCGGCACGCCTGCCGCCGGCCAGCCCTTCCAGATTGAAGAGGCCGTCAAGGACGAGCGTCTGCAACGTCTGCAGGCCCTGCTGCGTGAGCAACAGGACGCCTTCAACGCCGATATGGTTGGCCGGACACTGCCGGTGCTCTTTACCGGGCGCGGCCGCAAACCCGGACAGATCACCGGACGTTCACCCTATCTGCAACCGGTTCATGTCGAAGGGACCGATGACCTGATCGGTCAGACCGTGCCGGTTGTGATAACCCAGCGTCTCACAAATTCGCTGGCTGGTATACTCTTACGGGAGAGAGTCTGCGCTTGA
- a CDS encoding thioredoxin domain-containing protein, protein MSLYRRSFLAAMPALALMPKARAEDARLTPRTLGNPKAPVTVNEWFSLTCTHCAHFEMTVFQDVKKNLIDTGKVFYIYHDFPLDQIALLGAMVARSLPVDRYVPFVNSMLSSQDRWAFARDVNPKQQIQQMAALAGISAEQFAKIDADDTFRQALVAQQDADQAKYNIGGTPFFMFNKQPYNQELLTYEAFEAEVKKAGG, encoded by the coding sequence ATGTCTTTGTACCGGCGCAGTTTCCTGGCAGCCATGCCCGCCCTCGCCCTCATGCCGAAGGCCCGCGCAGAGGATGCCCGACTGACCCCGCGCACCCTTGGCAACCCCAAGGCGCCCGTCACGGTCAATGAGTGGTTCTCCCTCACCTGCACCCATTGTGCCCATTTCGAGATGACGGTTTTTCAGGATGTTAAGAAAAACCTGATCGATACCGGCAAGGTGTTTTACATCTATCACGATTTCCCGCTCGATCAGATCGCCCTGCTTGGGGCGATGGTGGCGCGTTCGCTGCCTGTCGATCGCTATGTGCCGTTCGTCAATTCGATGCTCTCAAGCCAAGATCGCTGGGCTTTTGCACGGGATGTGAACCCCAAGCAGCAGATCCAGCAGATGGCTGCGCTCGCAGGCATTTCGGCTGAGCAATTTGCGAAGATTGACGCCGATGATACATTCCGCCAGGCGCTGGTCGCCCAGCAGGATGCCGATCAGGCAAAATACAATATCGGCGGCACGCCCTTCTTCATGTTCAACAAACAGCCCTATAATCAGGAGCTTCTGACCTATGAGGCCTTCGAGGCCGAGGTCAAGAAAGCCGGCGGCTAA
- a CDS encoding hemolysin family protein: protein MSESDDHRQRPAKGLFGIFNRKGREQGLRLSIAALVEEAAAPHPEAGTRPELDRQERALITNVLHLREKTADDVMVPRADIVSMSADITLDEALDFMRRENHSRVPVYREHLDNVIGMIHVKDLIAYIGTSEAFDIEPLLRQPLLVAPQIPVLDLLLQMRQRRTHLALVIDEYGGVDGLVTIEDLVETIVGDISDEHDEPVSAMISERADGSFDLDARLPVDELEGFMGPVLTEAEREAEIETVGGLVFRLAGHVPIRGEVFTHESGLVFRVTDADARHIRALRMRVPPDWVRSDNPTPHHSDEKR, encoded by the coding sequence ATGAGCGAGAGCGACGACCATCGCCAGAGACCGGCCAAGGGATTGTTCGGCATCTTCAATCGCAAGGGGCGCGAACAAGGGCTGCGACTTTCGATTGCGGCTCTTGTGGAAGAGGCAGCTGCCCCCCACCCCGAAGCGGGCACCCGTCCGGAGCTGGATCGGCAGGAACGTGCACTCATCACCAATGTGCTGCATCTGCGCGAAAAAACCGCCGATGACGTCATGGTACCCCGCGCCGATATCGTCTCGATGTCAGCGGATATCACGCTGGATGAAGCGCTGGACTTCATGCGCCGTGAAAACCATTCACGCGTGCCGGTCTATCGCGAGCATCTCGACAACGTCATCGGGATGATTCACGTCAAGGACCTTATTGCCTATATCGGCACTTCGGAGGCGTTTGATATCGAGCCCCTTCTGCGCCAGCCCCTGCTGGTAGCGCCGCAGATCCCTGTGCTGGATCTGCTGTTGCAGATGCGTCAGCGCCGCACCCATCTGGCGCTCGTCATCGACGAATATGGCGGCGTGGATGGGCTGGTCACCATCGAGGACCTTGTGGAGACCATCGTGGGCGACATCTCGGACGAACATGACGAGCCAGTCTCGGCCATGATTTCAGAGCGTGCCGATGGGTCCTTCGACCTTGATGCCAGATTGCCTGTGGATGAACTCGAGGGCTTCATGGGGCCGGTGCTGACCGAAGCGGAACGTGAGGCGGAAATCGAAACCGTGGGCGGTCTCGTCTTTCGTCTCGCCGGGCATGTGCCGATACGCGGTGAGGTCTTTACCCATGAAAGCGGCCTTGTCTTTCGTGTGACCGATGCCGATGCACGCCATATCCGGGCGCTCCGGATGCGCGTGCCGCCCGATTGGGTCCGTAGCGACAATCCAACGCCCCACCACAGCGACGAGAAACGCTGA
- a CDS encoding chorismate mutase, with translation MSETETRTLLEQHRQSIDNIDAALIHMLAERFRQTQAVGELKARAGLPAADPSRESRQIERLRQLASSARLDPDFAEKFLAFIIKEVIRHHDSIAGRSPR, from the coding sequence ATGTCTGAAACCGAAACCCGTACTCTCCTCGAACAGCATCGGCAGAGTATCGATAATATCGATGCCGCCCTGATCCACATGCTGGCAGAGCGATTCCGGCAGACCCAGGCCGTGGGTGAACTCAAGGCCCGCGCCGGCCTGCCCGCTGCCGACCCATCACGCGAATCCAGGCAGATCGAACGTTTGCGTCAGCTTGCCTCGTCAGCACGTCTGGACCCCGACTTCGCAGAAAAGTTTCTTGCCTTCATCATCAAGGAAGTGATCCGTCATCATGACTCAATCGCCGGGCGCAGCCCGCGCTGA
- the ybeY gene encoding rRNA maturation RNase YbeY yields the protein MADRRWRASVPNLEALVARCLEASWPWLDRDRVPAFLLAGDHAIKALNATFRDKNKPTNVLTFEENGAFGDGDIALAYETVRREAKASGKKFPHHFAHLVVHGLLHLAGHDHHRPDEARLMEMTESRILARLGVPNPWRMGGGRGA from the coding sequence GTGGCCGATCGCCGCTGGCGTGCCAGCGTGCCCAATCTGGAAGCGCTCGTCGCCCGTTGCCTTGAGGCAAGCTGGCCGTGGCTTGACCGCGACCGTGTTCCAGCCTTCCTTCTTGCGGGGGACCACGCCATCAAGGCACTCAACGCGACGTTCCGTGACAAGAACAAGCCGACCAATGTCCTGACCTTCGAGGAGAACGGTGCGTTTGGCGATGGCGACATAGCCCTTGCCTACGAGACCGTCCGTCGTGAGGCCAAGGCAAGCGGCAAGAAATTTCCGCATCACTTTGCGCATCTCGTCGTTCATGGCTTGTTGCACCTCGCGGGTCACGACCATCACCGCCCCGATGAGGCGCGGCTAATGGAAATGACGGAATCCCGCATTCTGGCCCGTCTCGGTGTTCCCAATCCCTGGCGCATGGGCGGAGGGCGCGGCGCATGA
- a CDS encoding metallophosphoesterase, with amino-acid sequence MTFSPPPPPDLSRLSAGRGIRVVGDVHGDLTAFEHAVATDRFIIQLGDLVDHGPDSAGTLRLMLDLIDDGRGLFILGNHDRKLGRALEGRRLRRDPPLEETLHQLSGPVQAGLRERAYEAIATAPAWIIHDKLIFVHGGFHTDMLVEAPPPALGSMSSLLSRALFGETTGRMQPDGYPERRLRWIDHIPAGHVVYCGHDRRSTDGRPWIRDGRNGGRAIFTDLGAGKGGHLAWIDLDV; translated from the coding sequence ATTACCTTTTCTCCCCCCCCTCCTCCCGACCTGTCCAGGCTAAGTGCCGGTCGCGGCATACGCGTGGTGGGAGACGTGCATGGAGACCTGACTGCGTTTGAACATGCGGTCGCCACCGACCGGTTCATCATCCAGCTGGGCGATCTGGTCGATCATGGTCCTGACAGCGCAGGCACGCTAAGGCTCATGCTTGACCTGATTGATGATGGTCGCGGCCTGTTCATCCTTGGCAATCATGACCGTAAGCTCGGTCGAGCCCTCGAGGGGCGTAGGCTGCGCCGTGATCCCCCTCTGGAGGAGACACTGCATCAGCTTTCCGGGCCCGTTCAGGCGGGGCTGCGTGAGCGCGCCTATGAGGCGATCGCTACCGCACCCGCCTGGATCATTCACGACAAGCTAATTTTCGTCCATGGCGGCTTCCACACCGACATGCTTGTGGAAGCGCCCCCACCCGCACTCGGAAGCATGAGCTCGCTGCTGTCGCGCGCGCTCTTTGGCGAGACCACGGGAAGAATGCAGCCGGATGGCTATCCCGAGCGACGTCTGCGCTGGATCGACCATATTCCCGCAGGCCATGTCGTCTATTGCGGCCATGACCGACGCTCGACCGACGGACGCCCCTGGATACGCGATGGGCGTAACGGTGGGCGTGCGATATTCACCGACCTTGGCGCCGGCAAAGGCGGCCATCTTGCCTGGATTGATCTCGATGTCTGA
- a CDS encoding SixA phosphatase family protein: MTVHHLILARHAEAAPEMRGGSDRERVLTPAGEHDALCLGHKIAALDIPLEQTHLWHSTATRTTQTASSIMQSLPGSSVMLGLDALYDLDLYGILELLRETPRAITTLIIVGHNPGIAETCRHLASNAVDGPIARDLMKSYEPGTATRFTVASDWAGLSPNTAGLGAVLHPQGSSPIC; the protein is encoded by the coding sequence ATGACCGTGCATCACCTCATCCTCGCCAGACACGCTGAGGCTGCACCTGAAATGCGCGGCGGCAGCGACCGCGAACGTGTCCTGACGCCGGCAGGCGAGCATGATGCTCTCTGCCTGGGGCACAAAATCGCAGCGCTCGATATCCCGCTCGAGCAGACGCATCTATGGCATAGTACTGCCACCCGAACGACCCAGACAGCGTCGTCCATCATGCAATCCCTGCCAGGCTCAAGCGTCATGCTTGGTCTCGATGCGCTGTATGATCTCGACCTGTACGGAATCCTCGAATTGCTCCGGGAGACACCTCGCGCCATCACGACCCTGATCATCGTGGGGCACAACCCGGGTATCGCCGAGACATGCCGCCACCTGGCCAGCAATGCTGTTGATGGCCCAATCGCGCGTGACCTGATGAAATCCTACGAGCCTGGTACAGCCACCCGTTTCACCGTGGCGTCTGACTGGGCTGGTCTTTCTCCCAACACGGCTGGCCTTGGTGCGGTGCTCCATCCGCAAGGCTCATCACCCATATGTTGA
- a CDS encoding coiled-coil domain-containing protein: protein MSAKITRLRIAGFKSFADPATIDILPGLTGIVGPNGCGKSNVVEALRWAMGESSARALRGGELDDLIFAGTSARSARSLAEVTLWLDEAQGLAPPPFSETDGLEITRRAERGSGSEFRLNGRALRARDITTMFADLSSGARSSSIVSQNRVSALISAKPEERRSLLEEAAGITGLHARRHDAEIKLRQAEGNMERSEDLRQQIETRLATLDAQSVQARAYRSLSEAIRTDELTLSWLIHRRAALLVERTREQLEAAEKSRDASARAADEAGQQGAAGRERLLALRDHTDALRTTRDRLRVISESTREAMAQAQARHEQTTQRHEQMEADHQLALKRLEELTQREALLNEEEQRLAVTLGELPDTLATLREAAQESAELLSRLEQTRLALTDKLTTRRMTAQALTLEHEAAAKAVEALTGESVTLAKAIAELRDELPDETALEQLARRLDEQRQERTALDQQIQQQAQLRQEQLVNTSKAEQDLARIEREARENREMLARLTSRANNLAQQIATHQNELEALEAARLDDAALNALDTKAATLLTARDVARAKAEESRSALAQIEQQLSAQQAEARSIARQRELLEKDRDQARQSLERLNQSLETLIARREALGRDMPDDAVISHAVEAREAAQHALSSLTSEIETISQVRRDTQQARDEAENALRLASADHLGLVARRDALQANTPDDALPDPALAQMEIPAGLERAVAAALGQTLEASLDTLQSRAWQALPPLTPAQFGASCTSLSALIKAPEALRRCLDHVGLIDSTHDPESLQTRLLPGQCLVTSEGALWRWDGYREAANLPSNALSRVEHLAALRDLDTRIAAAEAAIPALRATLGSFNDQEADQAAKLTTLRETVQREEKTLSALKQAETDLLDRRDRLAGQIAQIDQNSTETTIQRDETRDRLSNAVIGLEALGDEAKLHEALHILNGDVSRQRSVTEAAIAAASQIETDYTNAQQDATRQHLQNDSCVAKLATIGAVLKQARADHDDVAGQRQALSQNDHDAALASARTVLEQCKSALVTGDRERAILKTRLETLSRDIGHSSRELQTRRDLKLSLNSRLAALTPRQNTVRDQLARATQAQEALAPIPDLAPSEAELSAALAAEADQRECDLAARTQVQEAQSRLDQATQEKHAIALRLGETRAQGETLRDDCSRLEERLTLSHEEISRSAAERAAQDEALQTHQTALQNAEQEHEQAIIALTELDTALQDLAHSQREEEQRGAHARENAIRLQERLAQALSQHEKLAETPLVEPESPPDIPLTEASETTLKRRLARAHKDREALGPVNLLAEQEYTQAKEQSDHLTREHEELTSAIQRLRGSINALKKEGRERLQAVFVEVDRHFQSLFSRMFNGGKAHLGLVGSDDPLEAGLEIFAQPPGKKLSTLSLLSGGEQALTALSLIFATFRCQPSPLCILDEVDAPLDDANVERLCGLLKDMAEEAQTRFLIVTHHQLTMAHMDRLFGVTMQERGVSQVLSVDLSLAAAFAESGTVAVAS from the coding sequence ATGTCAGCCAAGATCACGCGCCTGCGGATAGCGGGTTTCAAGAGTTTTGCCGATCCAGCCACAATCGACATCCTGCCTGGCCTCACCGGTATCGTGGGGCCGAATGGTTGTGGCAAATCCAACGTCGTTGAGGCCCTGCGCTGGGCGATGGGCGAGAGTTCCGCCCGTGCCCTGCGCGGCGGCGAACTCGACGACCTGATTTTTGCAGGGACGAGCGCACGTTCGGCCCGCAGCCTCGCCGAGGTTACGCTGTGGCTGGATGAGGCACAGGGTCTCGCCCCACCCCCGTTCAGCGAAACAGACGGTCTCGAAATCACCCGGCGAGCCGAACGCGGATCGGGCAGTGAGTTTCGCCTCAACGGGCGCGCCCTGCGCGCACGTGACATCACCACGATGTTTGCCGACCTCTCTTCGGGGGCTCGCAGCTCCTCCATTGTCAGCCAGAACCGTGTCAGCGCGCTCATCAGCGCCAAGCCCGAAGAAAGACGATCGCTCCTTGAAGAGGCTGCGGGCATAACGGGTCTTCATGCAAGGCGCCATGATGCTGAAATCAAGCTCCGGCAGGCTGAAGGCAATATGGAGCGCTCGGAGGACCTGCGTCAGCAGATCGAGACGCGGCTGGCCACACTCGATGCGCAATCGGTTCAGGCAAGAGCCTATCGCAGCCTTTCCGAAGCGATACGTACAGATGAACTGACCCTCTCCTGGCTCATACACCGTCGGGCCGCCTTGCTTGTCGAGCGCACGCGGGAGCAGCTTGAGGCGGCGGAAAAATCCCGTGACGCTTCGGCGCGCGCTGCCGATGAGGCAGGGCAGCAGGGCGCAGCAGGGCGCGAACGCCTGCTCGCCCTGCGCGACCATACCGACGCCCTGCGTACCACCCGCGACAGGCTGCGCGTTATCAGCGAATCGACCCGCGAGGCCATGGCGCAGGCCCAGGCGCGCCACGAGCAGACGACCCAGCGCCACGAGCAGATGGAAGCCGATCACCAGCTGGCCCTGAAACGACTGGAGGAACTCACGCAGCGTGAGGCGCTGCTGAATGAGGAAGAGCAACGGCTTGCCGTCACCTTGGGCGAGCTGCCCGATACGCTCGCCACCCTGCGCGAGGCCGCTCAGGAAAGCGCCGAACTCCTGTCCCGCCTTGAGCAGACAAGGCTGGCCCTGACTGACAAGCTGACCACACGGCGCATGACCGCTCAGGCCCTCACACTGGAGCATGAAGCTGCCGCAAAGGCCGTTGAAGCCCTGACGGGTGAATCGGTAACGCTCGCGAAGGCGATAGCCGAACTCCGGGATGAGCTTCCCGATGAGACGGCGCTAGAGCAACTTGCCCGGCGACTGGACGAGCAGCGTCAGGAGAGAACCGCTCTCGACCAGCAAATCCAGCAGCAGGCGCAGCTCAGGCAGGAACAACTCGTCAACACCTCCAAAGCCGAACAGGATCTGGCCCGAATCGAGAGGGAAGCTCGCGAAAATCGCGAGATGCTTGCGCGATTGACCTCAAGGGCAAACAACCTCGCCCAGCAGATCGCAACGCACCAGAATGAACTGGAAGCCCTCGAAGCCGCCCGGCTTGATGACGCTGCGTTGAACGCGCTCGATACCAAGGCCGCCACCCTACTGACCGCGCGGGATGTCGCCAGAGCGAAAGCAGAAGAGAGCCGCTCCGCTCTTGCGCAGATCGAGCAACAGCTCAGCGCCCAGCAAGCCGAGGCGCGCAGCATCGCCCGGCAGCGGGAGCTTCTCGAGAAAGACCGCGATCAGGCCCGCCAGAGTCTTGAGCGCCTTAATCAGTCTCTCGAGACCCTTATCGCCCGGCGGGAGGCTCTCGGCCGCGATATGCCCGACGATGCTGTTATCAGTCACGCCGTTGAAGCCCGGGAGGCCGCGCAACACGCGCTGTCGTCCCTGACTTCCGAAATTGAGACGATAAGCCAGGTGCGGCGCGATACGCAGCAGGCGCGGGACGAGGCCGAGAATGCCCTCCGCCTTGCCAGCGCCGATCATCTCGGCCTCGTGGCGAGGCGTGATGCCTTGCAGGCCAATACGCCCGACGATGCCCTTCCAGACCCTGCATTGGCGCAAATGGAAATTCCCGCGGGGCTTGAGCGCGCCGTTGCTGCGGCCCTCGGGCAAACGCTCGAGGCTTCGCTGGACACACTTCAGAGCCGCGCATGGCAGGCGCTTCCACCGCTGACCCCGGCTCAGTTCGGGGCTAGTTGCACATCGCTCTCAGCCCTGATCAAGGCGCCTGAAGCGCTCCGGCGCTGCCTCGATCATGTCGGCCTGATCGATAGCACGCATGATCCTGAATCACTTCAGACGCGTCTCCTCCCCGGTCAGTGTCTCGTCACAAGCGAGGGTGCCCTATGGCGCTGGGATGGCTATCGGGAAGCGGCCAACCTGCCCTCGAACGCCCTCAGCCGGGTCGAGCACCTGGCCGCGCTCCGGGATCTGGATACCCGGATTGCTGCCGCGGAGGCTGCCATTCCTGCCCTACGGGCAACGCTTGGCTCCTTCAATGATCAGGAGGCCGATCAAGCGGCAAAGCTGACAACCCTTCGCGAGACGGTACAACGCGAGGAAAAAACCCTGAGCGCTCTGAAACAGGCCGAGACCGACCTGCTCGATCGTCGGGACCGGCTCGCCGGGCAGATTGCCCAGATCGATCAGAACAGCACCGAGACCACAATCCAGCGGGACGAGACCCGTGACCGCCTGAGCAACGCCGTGATAGGCCTTGAGGCGCTGGGCGATGAAGCTAAACTGCACGAGGCCCTGCACATCCTGAATGGCGATGTTTCCAGGCAGCGCAGCGTGACCGAAGCCGCTATTGCCGCTGCGAGCCAGATTGAGACCGACTACACGAACGCACAGCAGGATGCGACAAGGCAACACCTGCAGAACGATTCCTGCGTCGCCAAGCTCGCCACAATCGGCGCCGTGCTGAAGCAGGCGCGTGCTGATCATGATGACGTGGCCGGTCAGCGTCAGGCGCTCTCGCAAAACGATCACGACGCAGCACTGGCCTCTGCCCGCACGGTGCTTGAACAGTGCAAGAGTGCTCTTGTTACCGGTGACCGGGAACGCGCCATACTGAAGACAAGGCTCGAAACCCTCAGCCGTGATATCGGCCATTCCAGCCGCGAACTTCAGACGCGCCGTGACCTCAAACTCAGCCTGAACAGCCGCCTTGCGGCCCTGACCCCACGCCAGAACACTGTCAGGGATCAACTCGCGCGGGCAACGCAAGCACAGGAAGCTCTGGCACCGATCCCGGATCTCGCGCCCTCTGAAGCTGAGCTCAGCGCGGCGCTGGCCGCCGAGGCCGATCAGCGCGAATGCGACCTCGCCGCCAGAACGCAGGTGCAGGAGGCCCAGTCACGGCTGGATCAGGCGACGCAGGAGAAGCACGCCATCGCGCTCAGGCTAGGTGAAACGCGCGCACAGGGTGAGACCCTGCGCGACGATTGTTCCCGTCTTGAGGAGCGTCTGACACTCAGCCACGAGGAGATCTCCCGTAGTGCTGCTGAGAGAGCCGCGCAGGATGAAGCGCTGCAAACCCATCAGACCGCCTTGCAAAACGCCGAGCAGGAGCACGAACAGGCTATTATTGCGCTGACAGAGCTCGATACGGCCCTGCAGGATCTGGCGCACAGCCAGCGCGAGGAGGAGCAACGCGGAGCGCACGCCCGCGAGAACGCCATCCGGTTGCAGGAGCGCCTCGCCCAGGCACTGTCGCAGCATGAGAAACTGGCCGAAACACCGCTCGTCGAGCCGGAGTCACCCCCGGATATCCCCCTCACCGAGGCAAGCGAAACGACGCTCAAACGGCGGCTCGCCCGCGCCCATAAAGACCGTGAGGCCCTCGGGCCGGTCAATCTTCTGGCCGAGCAGGAATACACGCAGGCCAAGGAGCAATCCGACCATCTGACACGCGAGCATGAGGAGCTGACCTCCGCCATCCAGCGCCTGCGTGGGTCAATCAATGCCCTCAAGAAGGAAGGGCGCGAGCGCCTGCAGGCGGTATTCGTTGAGGTGGACCGCCATTTCCAGTCGCTTTTCAGCCGTATGTTCAATGGCGGCAAGGCGCATCTGGGTCTCGTCGGCAGTGATGATCCTCTCGAGGCGGGGCTCGAAATCTTTGCGCAGCCACCGGGCAAGAAGCTGTCGACCCTCTCATTGCTTTCTGGCGGTGAGCAAGCGTTGACAGCGCTATCACTGATATTCGCCACCTTCCGGTGTCAGCCCTCACCGCTCTGTATCCTCGATGAGGTGGATGCGCCGCTGGATGATGCCAATGTCGAGCGCCTCTGCGGTCTGCTCAAGGACATGGCCGAGGAAGCCCAGACACGCTTTCTGATCGTGACCCATCACCAGTTGACCATGGCCCATATGGACAGGCTGTTCGGTGTGACCATGCAGGAGCGTGGCGTCAGTCAGGTGCTTTCGGTGGATCTGTCGCTGGCTGCCGCTTTTGCAGAAAGCGGCACCGTGGCTGTGGCGTCCTGA
- a CDS encoding PhoH family protein, which translates to MRFGDNILLQQLLGDHDRHLIRLEQGFDVRLTCRGNKIAITGEAASVARAQAAITALYNQLEHGGKIDGPVVDSVIRLSALPRPTRAAEPRNAPRQNEASAAELPRNETEGPAPFLDLPAIKTKRGAIAPRSRGQAAYMQMLAKTELTFGIGPAGTGKTYLAVAQGVAMLQAGQVDRIILSRPAVEAGERLGFLPGDLREKIDPYLRPLYDALNDMLPGDQVARRMANGEIEVAPLAFMRGRTLAHAFVILDEAQNTTPAQMKMFLTRMGQGARMVITGDLSQIDLPSGVASGLREAVETLEGLPGIGITRFESADVVRHPLVARIVDAYDQRVAAARDYSRGRSRREYNGTSK; encoded by the coding sequence CTGCGTTTCGGAGATAACATTCTCCTCCAGCAGCTTCTGGGCGATCACGACCGCCATCTCATCAGGCTCGAACAGGGTTTCGATGTCCGCCTGACGTGCCGCGGCAACAAGATTGCGATCACGGGTGAAGCGGCTTCTGTCGCTCGCGCTCAGGCCGCTATTACCGCGCTCTATAATCAGCTTGAGCATGGCGGCAAGATCGACGGCCCCGTGGTCGACAGCGTCATTCGCCTGTCTGCCCTGCCGCGGCCCACCCGCGCGGCGGAGCCCCGAAACGCGCCCCGCCAGAACGAGGCATCAGCAGCCGAACTGCCACGCAACGAGACCGAGGGACCAGCGCCCTTCCTCGACCTGCCGGCCATCAAGACCAAGCGCGGGGCCATTGCGCCGCGTTCGCGCGGGCAAGCCGCCTATATGCAGATGCTGGCCAAGACCGAACTGACATTCGGGATCGGGCCGGCCGGTACCGGCAAGACCTATCTGGCCGTGGCGCAGGGTGTTGCCATGCTTCAGGCAGGCCAGGTGGACCGGATCATCCTCTCCCGCCCTGCCGTCGAGGCTGGTGAGCGCCTCGGCTTCCTGCCTGGCGACCTGCGGGAGAAGATCGACCCCTATCTGCGCCCACTCTACGATGCGCTCAATGACATGCTGCCGGGTGATCAGGTCGCCCGCCGGATGGCCAATGGCGAAATCGAGGTGGCGCCGCTTGCGTTCATGCGTGGCCGGACCCTCGCCCATGCCTTTGTCATTCTCGACGAGGCCCAGAACACCACCCCGGCCCAGATGAAGATGTTCCTGACCCGCATGGGTCAGGGCGCTCGCATGGTCATTACCGGCGATCTCAGCCAGATCGATCTGCCGTCGGGCGTCGCTTCGGGGCTGCGTGAAGCGGTCGAGACCCTTGAAGGCTTGCCGGGAATTGGTATTACCCGTTTCGAGTCCGCCGATGTCGTGCGTCACCCGCTGGTGGCACGTATTGTGGACGCTTATGATCAACGAGTGGCTGCGGCACGGGACTATTCCCGAGGCAGGTCGCGCCGGGAATACAATGGAACCTCGAAGTAG